A genome region from Cucumis sativus cultivar 9930 chromosome 4, Cucumber_9930_V3, whole genome shotgun sequence includes the following:
- the LOC101219268 gene encoding calmodulin-binding transcription activator 3 isoform X1: protein MADTKRYVPIQQLDLVRILQEAQSRWLRPAEICEILRNYKKFQLAPDPPVQPPAGSLFLFDRKALRYFRKDGHRWRKKKDGKTVKEAHEKLKAGSVDVLHCYYAHGEDNENFQRRSYWMLDGQLEHIVLVHYREVKEGCKPGMSRVSVDPGLQAEGCQGGSTPFFLQEPSFVGSVHALRPFNPSQTVPSRNAGVDSSGNHSGVSSHVHQVFKSSISPASFPAGDVSGSSDLYGQEIVIIQSATIDPITHKATDARFDSGGLVENMVNSESGLITDSKVPAVKPVSQRSVQIGKTTNDNLDLEGLGELRKLDSFGRWMDKEIGRDCNDSLMTLDSGNYWCGLDAGNDEKEGSSLSHHMQLDVNSLGPSLSQEQLFSIFDFSPDWTYSGNVTKVLIVGSFLGSNKLPVETQWGCMFGEVEVPAEVLTNNVLRCRTPPLHAPGRIPFYVTCCNRLACSEVREFEYLEKPSTLSLPNAPKCAPEDELWFQMRLIRLLNLGSEENLSNCSTNKCEKCQIIGLINSSRSDVAKWSMPEGSLKSDGMNHRDYMIQSLLEDKLCKWLACKVHDGTMGTHVLDDEGLGIIHLAAALGYARAIGLIIASGLSPNFRDSNGRTALHWASYFGREETVTTLVSLGVSPGAVDDPTSGFPRGQTAADLASSRGHKGIAGYLAEADLTAHSCTLTDGENFKDNIKENANVDEAIEPADVVPSQLAEDELLSLKGSLAAVRKSVNAAALIHAAFRARSFRHKQLMENDKGMIHEGSPDLVALGILNKAEKIHYEDYLHVAALRIQQNYRGWKGRREFLKIRNRIVKIQAHVRGYQVRKQYRKVIWSVSIVEKAILRWRRKRVGLRGFKAAGVTGEVVAPHPNMEKSDEYEFLRIGRRLKYADVEKALSRVKSMARSPEARRQYMRLVANFNKFEINDEETSGSSQEIHEEKHFPSFAA from the exons ATGGCTGACACCAAGAGATATGTTCCCATTCAGCAATTAG ATTTGGTACGAATATTACAAGAAGCACAGAGTAGATGGCTTCGGCCAGCTGAAATATGTGAAATTCTTCGAAACTACAAAAAGTTTCAATTAGCACCAGATCCTCCAGTTCAGCCTCCAG CTGGATCCTTGTTCCTTTTTGATCGCAAAGCACTTAGATATTTTCGTAAAGATGGTCATagatggaggaagaagaaagatggaaaaacTGTCAAAGAAGCTCATGAAAAGTTGAAG GCCGGAAGCGTGGATGTTCTGCATTGTTACTATGCACACGGTGAGGACAATGAGAATTTCCAGCGAAGAAGTTATTGGATGCTTGATGG GCAATTAGAGCATATTGTCCTTGTACATTACAGAGAAGTAAAGGAG GGATGCAAGCCTGGCATGTCTCGTGTGTCAGTTGATCCAGGGTTACAGGCTGAAGGTTGTCAAGGTGGTTCAACACCCTTTTTCTTGCAGGAGCCCTCATTTGTTGGCTCAGTTCATGCTTTACGTCCATTCAATCCTAGTCAAACAGTGCCCTCAAGAAATGCGGGTGTGGATTCCAGTGGGAATCACTCCGGAGTCTCTTCTCATGTGCATCAAGTGTTTAAATCCAGCATCTCACCTGCGTCTTTTCCTGCAGGTGATGTTTCAG GATCATCTGATTTGTATGGACAAGAAATCGTGATTATTCAATCTGCCACAATTGATCCCATTACACACAAGGCAACAGATGCTAGATTTGATTCTGGTGGATTAGTAGAAAATATGGTAAATAGTGAAAGTGGCTTGATTACTGATTCTAAAGTACCTGCTGTGAAACCAGTCTCTCAAAGATCTGTTCAG ATTGGAAAGACGACCAATGATAATTTGGACCTTGAAGGTCTTGGAGAACTCAGAAAACTTGACAGTTTTGGCAGATGGATGGATAAGGAAATTGGAAGAGATTGTAATGATTCTTTGATGACTTTGGACTCTGGTAATTATTGGTGTGGACTGGATGCTGGAAATGATGAGAAGGAAGGTTCCAGTTTATCACATCACATGCAGCTGGATGTTAATTCACTTGGGCCTTCTCTTTCCCAAGAACAGTTATTCAGTATTTTTGATTTTTCCCCAGATTGGACATATTCTGGAAATGTAACAAAG GTCCTAATAGTTGGCTCGTTCTTGGGCAGCAACAAACTTCCTGTAGAAACACAGTGGGGATGCATGTTTGGTGAAGTTGAGGTTCCTGCAGAAGTTCTGACAAACAATGTACTTCGATGCCGAACTCCTCCTTTGCATGCTCCAGGGCGTATTCCCTTCTACGTGACATGCTGCAATAGGCTAGCCTGCAGTGAGGTTAGAGAGTTTGAATATCTTGAGAAGCCATCAACCCTTTCATTACCTAATGCTCCCAAGTGTGCACCAGAAGATGAATTATGGTTTCAAATGCGTCTGATAAGATTATTGAATTTAGGTTCAGAGGAAAATTTGTCGAATTGCTCTACTAACAAATGTGAGAAATGCCAAATCATAGGTTTGATAAATTCATCCAGAAGTGATGTTGCAAAATGGAGTATGCCAGAAGGTTCATTAAAAAGTGATGGGATGAACCATAGGGATTATATGATCCAAAGTTTGCTGGAGGACAAACTATGCAAGTGGCTGGCATGCAAGGTTCACGATGGAACTATGGGAACCCATGTTTTAGATGATGAGGGCCTAGGTATCATTCATTTGGCAGCTGCTCTTGGCTATGCGAGGGCCATAGGATTGATAATTGCTTCTGGGCTCAGTCCAAACTTCAGAGATTCAAATGGAAGGACAGCTCTTCACTGGGCATCTTACTTTGGGAG GGAAGAGACTGTCACTACACTGGTTAGCTTAGGCGTTTCTCCGGGTGCTGTGGACGACCCAACTTCAGGATTTCCAAGAGGACAAACTGCTGCTGATTTGGCATCAAGTAGAGGGCATAAGGGTATTGCTGGATATTTAGCTGAAGCTGATCTTACAGCACATTCGTGTACTTTGACTGATGgtgaaaattttaaggatAACATCAAAGAAAATGCTAACGTTGATGAGGCTATTGAGCCAGCAGATGTTGTACCATCACAATTGGCAGAGGATGAACTACTTTCTCTCAAGGGCTCTCTTGCTGCTGTCAGAAAGTCTGTTAACGCTGCTGCCTTAATCCATGCTGCTTTTCGTGCCCGCTCATTTCGTCATAAACAGTTAATGGAAAATGACAAGGGGATGATACATGAAGGTTCACCTGACTTGGTAGCTCTTGGCATTTTAAATAAGGCTGAAAAAATTCATTATGAGGATTATTTACACGTTGCAGCTTTgagaatacaacaaaattatcGTGGCTGGAAGGGAAGAAGAGAATTTTTGAAGATAAGAAACCGAATTGTAAAAATCCAG GCTCATGTGAGAGGATATCAAGTTCGCAAACAGTATAGAAAGGTCATTTGGTCTGTTAGTATTGTAGAAAAGGCAATTCTACGCTGGAGGCGGAAAAGAGTTGGTTTGCGAGGGTTCAAGGCTGCAGGGGTGACGGGGGAAGTCGTTGCCCCACATCCAAATATGGAGAAAAGTGATGAATACGAGTTTCTACGAATCGGCCGCCGACTTAAATATGCTGATGTTGAAAAGGCTCTATCCAGAGTCAAGTCCATGGCTCGTTCTCCAGAGGCTCGCCGTCAGTATATGAGATTGGTGGCAAACTTCAACAAATTTGAG ATAAATGATGAAGAAACCAGTGGGAGTTCACAAGAAATCCACGAGGAAAAGCATTTTCCTTCATTTGCAGCTTGA
- the LOC101219268 gene encoding calmodulin-binding transcription activator 3 isoform X3 — protein sequence MSRVSVDPGLQAEGCQGGSTPFFLQEPSFVGSVHALRPFNPSQTVPSRNAGVDSSGNHSGVSSHVHQVFKSSISPASFPAGDVSGSSDLYGQEIVIIQSATIDPITHKATDARFDSGGLVENMVNSESGLITDSKVPAVKPVSQRSVQIGKTTNDNLDLEGLGELRKLDSFGRWMDKEIGRDCNDSLMTLDSGNYWCGLDAGNDEKEGSSLSHHMQLDVNSLGPSLSQEQLFSIFDFSPDWTYSGNVTKVLIVGSFLGSNKLPVETQWGCMFGEVEVPAEVLTNNVLRCRTPPLHAPGRIPFYVTCCNRLACSEVREFEYLEKPSTLSLPNAPKCAPEDELWFQMRLIRLLNLGSEENLSNCSTNKCEKCQIIGLINSSRSDVAKWSMPEGSLKSDGMNHRDYMIQSLLEDKLCKWLACKVHDGTMGTHVLDDEGLGIIHLAAALGYARAIGLIIASGLSPNFRDSNGRTALHWASYFGREETVTTLVSLGVSPGAVDDPTSGFPRGQTAADLASSRGHKGIAGYLAEADLTAHSCTLTDGENFKDNIKENANVDEAIEPADVVPSQLAEDELLSLKGSLAAVRKSVNAAALIHAAFRARSFRHKQLMENDKGMIHEGSPDLVALGILNKAEKIHYEDYLHVAALRIQQNYRGWKGRREFLKIRNRIVKIQAHVRGYQVRKQYRKVIWSVSIVEKAILRWRRKRVGLRGFKAAGVTGEVVAPHPNMEKSDEYEFLRIGRRLKYADVEKALSRVKSMARSPEARRQYMRLVANFNKFEINDEETSGSSQEIHEEKHFPSFAA from the exons ATGTCTCGTGTGTCAGTTGATCCAGGGTTACAGGCTGAAGGTTGTCAAGGTGGTTCAACACCCTTTTTCTTGCAGGAGCCCTCATTTGTTGGCTCAGTTCATGCTTTACGTCCATTCAATCCTAGTCAAACAGTGCCCTCAAGAAATGCGGGTGTGGATTCCAGTGGGAATCACTCCGGAGTCTCTTCTCATGTGCATCAAGTGTTTAAATCCAGCATCTCACCTGCGTCTTTTCCTGCAGGTGATGTTTCAG GATCATCTGATTTGTATGGACAAGAAATCGTGATTATTCAATCTGCCACAATTGATCCCATTACACACAAGGCAACAGATGCTAGATTTGATTCTGGTGGATTAGTAGAAAATATGGTAAATAGTGAAAGTGGCTTGATTACTGATTCTAAAGTACCTGCTGTGAAACCAGTCTCTCAAAGATCTGTTCAG ATTGGAAAGACGACCAATGATAATTTGGACCTTGAAGGTCTTGGAGAACTCAGAAAACTTGACAGTTTTGGCAGATGGATGGATAAGGAAATTGGAAGAGATTGTAATGATTCTTTGATGACTTTGGACTCTGGTAATTATTGGTGTGGACTGGATGCTGGAAATGATGAGAAGGAAGGTTCCAGTTTATCACATCACATGCAGCTGGATGTTAATTCACTTGGGCCTTCTCTTTCCCAAGAACAGTTATTCAGTATTTTTGATTTTTCCCCAGATTGGACATATTCTGGAAATGTAACAAAG GTCCTAATAGTTGGCTCGTTCTTGGGCAGCAACAAACTTCCTGTAGAAACACAGTGGGGATGCATGTTTGGTGAAGTTGAGGTTCCTGCAGAAGTTCTGACAAACAATGTACTTCGATGCCGAACTCCTCCTTTGCATGCTCCAGGGCGTATTCCCTTCTACGTGACATGCTGCAATAGGCTAGCCTGCAGTGAGGTTAGAGAGTTTGAATATCTTGAGAAGCCATCAACCCTTTCATTACCTAATGCTCCCAAGTGTGCACCAGAAGATGAATTATGGTTTCAAATGCGTCTGATAAGATTATTGAATTTAGGTTCAGAGGAAAATTTGTCGAATTGCTCTACTAACAAATGTGAGAAATGCCAAATCATAGGTTTGATAAATTCATCCAGAAGTGATGTTGCAAAATGGAGTATGCCAGAAGGTTCATTAAAAAGTGATGGGATGAACCATAGGGATTATATGATCCAAAGTTTGCTGGAGGACAAACTATGCAAGTGGCTGGCATGCAAGGTTCACGATGGAACTATGGGAACCCATGTTTTAGATGATGAGGGCCTAGGTATCATTCATTTGGCAGCTGCTCTTGGCTATGCGAGGGCCATAGGATTGATAATTGCTTCTGGGCTCAGTCCAAACTTCAGAGATTCAAATGGAAGGACAGCTCTTCACTGGGCATCTTACTTTGGGAG GGAAGAGACTGTCACTACACTGGTTAGCTTAGGCGTTTCTCCGGGTGCTGTGGACGACCCAACTTCAGGATTTCCAAGAGGACAAACTGCTGCTGATTTGGCATCAAGTAGAGGGCATAAGGGTATTGCTGGATATTTAGCTGAAGCTGATCTTACAGCACATTCGTGTACTTTGACTGATGgtgaaaattttaaggatAACATCAAAGAAAATGCTAACGTTGATGAGGCTATTGAGCCAGCAGATGTTGTACCATCACAATTGGCAGAGGATGAACTACTTTCTCTCAAGGGCTCTCTTGCTGCTGTCAGAAAGTCTGTTAACGCTGCTGCCTTAATCCATGCTGCTTTTCGTGCCCGCTCATTTCGTCATAAACAGTTAATGGAAAATGACAAGGGGATGATACATGAAGGTTCACCTGACTTGGTAGCTCTTGGCATTTTAAATAAGGCTGAAAAAATTCATTATGAGGATTATTTACACGTTGCAGCTTTgagaatacaacaaaattatcGTGGCTGGAAGGGAAGAAGAGAATTTTTGAAGATAAGAAACCGAATTGTAAAAATCCAG GCTCATGTGAGAGGATATCAAGTTCGCAAACAGTATAGAAAGGTCATTTGGTCTGTTAGTATTGTAGAAAAGGCAATTCTACGCTGGAGGCGGAAAAGAGTTGGTTTGCGAGGGTTCAAGGCTGCAGGGGTGACGGGGGAAGTCGTTGCCCCACATCCAAATATGGAGAAAAGTGATGAATACGAGTTTCTACGAATCGGCCGCCGACTTAAATATGCTGATGTTGAAAAGGCTCTATCCAGAGTCAAGTCCATGGCTCGTTCTCCAGAGGCTCGCCGTCAGTATATGAGATTGGTGGCAAACTTCAACAAATTTGAG ATAAATGATGAAGAAACCAGTGGGAGTTCACAAGAAATCCACGAGGAAAAGCATTTTCCTTCATTTGCAGCTTGA
- the LOC101219268 gene encoding calmodulin-binding transcription activator 3 isoform X2, whose translation MLDGQLEHIVLVHYREVKEGCKPGMSRVSVDPGLQAEGCQGGSTPFFLQEPSFVGSVHALRPFNPSQTVPSRNAGVDSSGNHSGVSSHVHQVFKSSISPASFPAGDVSGSSDLYGQEIVIIQSATIDPITHKATDARFDSGGLVENMVNSESGLITDSKVPAVKPVSQRSVQIGKTTNDNLDLEGLGELRKLDSFGRWMDKEIGRDCNDSLMTLDSGNYWCGLDAGNDEKEGSSLSHHMQLDVNSLGPSLSQEQLFSIFDFSPDWTYSGNVTKVLIVGSFLGSNKLPVETQWGCMFGEVEVPAEVLTNNVLRCRTPPLHAPGRIPFYVTCCNRLACSEVREFEYLEKPSTLSLPNAPKCAPEDELWFQMRLIRLLNLGSEENLSNCSTNKCEKCQIIGLINSSRSDVAKWSMPEGSLKSDGMNHRDYMIQSLLEDKLCKWLACKVHDGTMGTHVLDDEGLGIIHLAAALGYARAIGLIIASGLSPNFRDSNGRTALHWASYFGREETVTTLVSLGVSPGAVDDPTSGFPRGQTAADLASSRGHKGIAGYLAEADLTAHSCTLTDGENFKDNIKENANVDEAIEPADVVPSQLAEDELLSLKGSLAAVRKSVNAAALIHAAFRARSFRHKQLMENDKGMIHEGSPDLVALGILNKAEKIHYEDYLHVAALRIQQNYRGWKGRREFLKIRNRIVKIQAHVRGYQVRKQYRKVIWSVSIVEKAILRWRRKRVGLRGFKAAGVTGEVVAPHPNMEKSDEYEFLRIGRRLKYADVEKALSRVKSMARSPEARRQYMRLVANFNKFEINDEETSGSSQEIHEEKHFPSFAA comes from the exons ATGCTTGATGG GCAATTAGAGCATATTGTCCTTGTACATTACAGAGAAGTAAAGGAG GGATGCAAGCCTGGCATGTCTCGTGTGTCAGTTGATCCAGGGTTACAGGCTGAAGGTTGTCAAGGTGGTTCAACACCCTTTTTCTTGCAGGAGCCCTCATTTGTTGGCTCAGTTCATGCTTTACGTCCATTCAATCCTAGTCAAACAGTGCCCTCAAGAAATGCGGGTGTGGATTCCAGTGGGAATCACTCCGGAGTCTCTTCTCATGTGCATCAAGTGTTTAAATCCAGCATCTCACCTGCGTCTTTTCCTGCAGGTGATGTTTCAG GATCATCTGATTTGTATGGACAAGAAATCGTGATTATTCAATCTGCCACAATTGATCCCATTACACACAAGGCAACAGATGCTAGATTTGATTCTGGTGGATTAGTAGAAAATATGGTAAATAGTGAAAGTGGCTTGATTACTGATTCTAAAGTACCTGCTGTGAAACCAGTCTCTCAAAGATCTGTTCAG ATTGGAAAGACGACCAATGATAATTTGGACCTTGAAGGTCTTGGAGAACTCAGAAAACTTGACAGTTTTGGCAGATGGATGGATAAGGAAATTGGAAGAGATTGTAATGATTCTTTGATGACTTTGGACTCTGGTAATTATTGGTGTGGACTGGATGCTGGAAATGATGAGAAGGAAGGTTCCAGTTTATCACATCACATGCAGCTGGATGTTAATTCACTTGGGCCTTCTCTTTCCCAAGAACAGTTATTCAGTATTTTTGATTTTTCCCCAGATTGGACATATTCTGGAAATGTAACAAAG GTCCTAATAGTTGGCTCGTTCTTGGGCAGCAACAAACTTCCTGTAGAAACACAGTGGGGATGCATGTTTGGTGAAGTTGAGGTTCCTGCAGAAGTTCTGACAAACAATGTACTTCGATGCCGAACTCCTCCTTTGCATGCTCCAGGGCGTATTCCCTTCTACGTGACATGCTGCAATAGGCTAGCCTGCAGTGAGGTTAGAGAGTTTGAATATCTTGAGAAGCCATCAACCCTTTCATTACCTAATGCTCCCAAGTGTGCACCAGAAGATGAATTATGGTTTCAAATGCGTCTGATAAGATTATTGAATTTAGGTTCAGAGGAAAATTTGTCGAATTGCTCTACTAACAAATGTGAGAAATGCCAAATCATAGGTTTGATAAATTCATCCAGAAGTGATGTTGCAAAATGGAGTATGCCAGAAGGTTCATTAAAAAGTGATGGGATGAACCATAGGGATTATATGATCCAAAGTTTGCTGGAGGACAAACTATGCAAGTGGCTGGCATGCAAGGTTCACGATGGAACTATGGGAACCCATGTTTTAGATGATGAGGGCCTAGGTATCATTCATTTGGCAGCTGCTCTTGGCTATGCGAGGGCCATAGGATTGATAATTGCTTCTGGGCTCAGTCCAAACTTCAGAGATTCAAATGGAAGGACAGCTCTTCACTGGGCATCTTACTTTGGGAG GGAAGAGACTGTCACTACACTGGTTAGCTTAGGCGTTTCTCCGGGTGCTGTGGACGACCCAACTTCAGGATTTCCAAGAGGACAAACTGCTGCTGATTTGGCATCAAGTAGAGGGCATAAGGGTATTGCTGGATATTTAGCTGAAGCTGATCTTACAGCACATTCGTGTACTTTGACTGATGgtgaaaattttaaggatAACATCAAAGAAAATGCTAACGTTGATGAGGCTATTGAGCCAGCAGATGTTGTACCATCACAATTGGCAGAGGATGAACTACTTTCTCTCAAGGGCTCTCTTGCTGCTGTCAGAAAGTCTGTTAACGCTGCTGCCTTAATCCATGCTGCTTTTCGTGCCCGCTCATTTCGTCATAAACAGTTAATGGAAAATGACAAGGGGATGATACATGAAGGTTCACCTGACTTGGTAGCTCTTGGCATTTTAAATAAGGCTGAAAAAATTCATTATGAGGATTATTTACACGTTGCAGCTTTgagaatacaacaaaattatcGTGGCTGGAAGGGAAGAAGAGAATTTTTGAAGATAAGAAACCGAATTGTAAAAATCCAG GCTCATGTGAGAGGATATCAAGTTCGCAAACAGTATAGAAAGGTCATTTGGTCTGTTAGTATTGTAGAAAAGGCAATTCTACGCTGGAGGCGGAAAAGAGTTGGTTTGCGAGGGTTCAAGGCTGCAGGGGTGACGGGGGAAGTCGTTGCCCCACATCCAAATATGGAGAAAAGTGATGAATACGAGTTTCTACGAATCGGCCGCCGACTTAAATATGCTGATGTTGAAAAGGCTCTATCCAGAGTCAAGTCCATGGCTCGTTCTCCAGAGGCTCGCCGTCAGTATATGAGATTGGTGGCAAACTTCAACAAATTTGAG ATAAATGATGAAGAAACCAGTGGGAGTTCACAAGAAATCCACGAGGAAAAGCATTTTCCTTCATTTGCAGCTTGA